The stretch of DNA TCGTGGCTAAGAGGCCGCGTATTATACGCGTTTGAATCATTCTGGCAAGAGCTTTTTCAAACAATTTGTCGATCAGTTCTCTTGCTGCCCCAACCTGAAAGTGACCCTTCAGCTGTCAGGGGCGCGCATTATGCCATAGACATTTTTTGCTGCAAGCTTTTTATGACAACTTCGTCATTTTTATCTGGCCCGTCGATCACGCTTCATTAAAGCGCAGCAAATGGAAAAGCTTTTTGCCGCGCTTAAGAATCATGTAGCGACCAAACAAGGCCTGCTGAGACGTGAGCCGGGCGTCAAGATCAGTAAGCTTGTTCCCGTTGACAGCAACCGCGTTAGCAGACACAAATTCGCGAGCCGCCCTGTTAGAGCTCGCCAAGCCTGTGCTTACCAGCGCATCAACTAATGTCACTGCCTGCTCGCTAACATCGGTGGCAGGCAAACCATCAAGGCGCAACTGTTCAAAATCAGCCTGGGTCAGGTCCGACAGATCGCCAGAAAATAATGCAGCACTGATTCTCTCTGCTGCCTGCAATCCTTCAGCACCATGCACCAGCCCGGTCACCTCGCGTGCCAATATTCCCTGCGCCTGCGGCCGACCCGTGGCCTTTGCATCAGCGCGCTCTATTTCCTCGATCTCCACCGGAGACAGGAATGTGAAATAACGCAAAAATTTGTACACATCCGCATCAGCCGCATTCATCCAGAACTGGTAAAAAGCATAAGGGGATGTTTTATCTGGATTCAGCCAGACAGTTCCGGTCTCAGTTTTGCCAAATTTTTGCCCGTCCGCCTTGGTCACCAAAGGCACAGTCAGGCCGTAGACATGGCCTTGATACAAACGACGGGTCAGATCGATGCCACCGGTAATATTGCCCCACTGATCACTGCCGCCAACCTGCAAAGTGCAGCCATGCCGGTGATAGAGCTCAGCAAAATCGTATGACTGCAGAATCATATAACTGAATTCGGTGAAAGATATGCCTGAACCTTCCCGCTCAATGCGCTGTTTGACAGACTCCTTCTGAATCATGGCATTTACGGAGAAATGCTTGCCAATACCTCGCAAAAAATCCAGCACGCTGAGCTCTTTGGTCCAGTCCAGGTTGTTAACCACAACAGCCGATGAAGGTCCGCAGTCAAAATCCAGAAACTGAGATAGCTGGCCCTTGAGGCTGTCCACCCAGCCGGCAATTACCTCCACTGAGTTAAGTTGACGCTCGGCCGCCTTGAAACTGGGATCACCAATCATACCGGTTGCGCCTCCCACTAAAGCCACTGGTTTGTGTCCGGCCAGCTGGAACCTGCGCAGCACCAGCAATGGAACCAGATGACCGATATGCAGACTATCCGCAGTCGGATCAAAACCGCTGTACAAAGTCCGGCTGCCTTCGGCCAGGTGCGAGGCCAGCTCGTCCCCCGAGGTAGTCTGGGCAATCAGCCCGCGCGCTTCCAGATCAGCGACAATATTCACGTTATTAAGTGACATAGAGGCAATTCCATAATGACGGTATTAAGCTAAGTCGGCAATTCTACACCAAGAGCCGGAATAAGACTTGACCTCGTCCACAAAACTCTTAAGAATTGGGGTTTGATTTTATTAGCCAAAAGTTCGTTTTCGAGACAATAACAACCCCATGGAACAGATTGTTCAGGCACAACGCGCCATTCGTAAACATTTTCCACGCAATCACTTATTCCTTGCCGGTGGCCTGGCCCTGATCCTCATCGCTGTCACGGTATTGCTGCCCGATGAGTCAGCGCATGGTGATCGACTCTATCAGCAATCCGTTTCAGAAGAATTGAGCGCAGCAACTGCACAACCTGTCCCCACCCCGGCGGTTCCGGATGGCACACGGGAATCTCTACCAGTCGGACCCCAATTACCGGAAAACTACGGCTGGACCGAGTTGACGGTCGCGCCAGGCGACACACTTTCATCGATCTTCACTAAAGTAGGCCTGTCAGCCCAGGAGCTACACCGAGTCGTCAGCAGCAGCGACAGCTCCAGTGTGCTGAACAGACTCCACCCTGGCTACCAGCTTGGCTTTTTTATGCCCGAAGAAGGCCAGCTGAATAAGCTTCAGGTCCTTACATCACCGCTGGAAGGTTTTGTGTTCACGCGTCACGACACCCGCTTTGAAGTTGAACCAATTCAGCGCACACCAGAGATTTTAGAAGTCATCAAGCAGGGTGAGATTGCCGACAGTCTGTTTATGGCGGCGCAGCGTGCTGATATTCCTGCCAACATCATCATGGATATGGCAGACATTTTTGGTGGCGTGATTGATTTTCTGCTCGACCCGCGCCAGGGAGACCAGTTCAGCATTATCTATCAGGAAAAGTACCTGGATGGTGAATACATTGGTCCCGGCGAAATTATAGGTGCCCAGTTTATCAATCGTGGCCGGGAGCACGTTGCCGTGCATTATGAAAATGCAGAGGGCGAATCGGGTTTTTTCAGCCCGGACGGGGAAAGTATGCAGAAAGCGTTTCTGCGTAACCCGCTGGATGTTTTTCGCATCAGCTCCAACTTCAACCCAAATCGTCGTCACCCCATTCTCAACACAATCCGCGCCCATAAAGGCACTGACTACGCGGCACCAACCGGCACTCCGGTTCGCGCCACGGCCGACGGCACAGTCACCTGGGCGGCTCGCAACGGCTCTTTTGGTAACCTGGTAGTCATCCAGCATCGCGGCTCTTATGAAACCAAATACGCCCACCTGAATAGCTATGCCAAAGGCATCCGCAAAGGCAGCAAAGTGACTCAAGGCCAGGTGATCGGTTATGTAGGCGCCACTGGCAGCGCTACCGGCCCACACCTGCATTATGAGTTTCTGGTGGCTGGTGTTCATAAAGACCCTCGAACAATCGTGGATCAATTGCCACAGGCAGTCACTCTGGCTGAGGCCGAGATGCCGCGTTTTCGGGCACACACCGACGCCATTCTGGAGCGCTTCCGTCAATCCCGGCCAGACGGCCGCCTGCTCAGCATGGCAATGGGTCCTGTGCCGCCGGCGGTAAATTAAAGTGAATCACCCGGCGTCTGCCTATTATATCGGGCTGATATCGGGCACCAGCGTTGACTCAATAGACTGCGCCCTGATTGAGACCAGCGGCAGGGAGACACGCCTGCTGGCCACTCAAAGTGGCAAAATCTCCGACTCACTCCGATCACGTATTTTGACTCTTTGCTCGGGCGAGCCGGTGCCACTGTCTCTGCTGGGCGAGACGGACATTGATGTTGCACGACAGTTTGCCGCCACGGCACTTGAACTTTTGAACGCACAACAATTAAGACCAGAGCAGATCAGCGCTATTGGCAGTCACGGCCAGACTGTCTACCACCACCCGGAGAGCGCCAGCCCGTTCAGCATGCAGATTGGCGACCCCAGCACCATTGCAGAAATCACCGGCATTACCACCATAGCCGACTTCAGACAGCGCGATATGGCAGCCGGCGGACAAGGTGCACCACTGGCACCACTTTTTCATCAACACTTTTTCTATCAACCTGACGAGCCGGCAATGGTGCTGAACATTGGTGGCATAGCAAACCTGACGATGCTGGCCCGAGATATCGATGAAACACCCAGCGGATTTGATACCGGACCCGGCAATGTGCTGATGGACAGCTGGATAAACGCGCAGACCGGCGCCGCTTTTGACAATGGCGGGCAATGGGCTGAGGGCGGCCAGGTCGATGAATCACTACTGGCTCAGATGCTGGATGATGCCTATTTTAAGCGGCCACCACCTAAAAGCACCGGGCGCGAATACTTCAACGGAACCTGGCTGGCCCGACAGATTCAGACCGCTCAGGCCCGCACGGGCGAAGCGAACAGCTCACCCCGCGACATTCAGCGCACATTGCTTGAGCTGACCGCTGTCACAGTCGCAAGAGCTGTCGAACGACATGGCAAAGGATATACACGACTGGCTGTATGTGGCGGCGGAGCACATAACCGGGCGCTGATTTCGCGCCTGCAGCAGCTACTTGTTGACAGGCACGTATGCTCCAGCGAGGCGCTTGGCATGGCGCCAGACTGGGTGGAAGCAGCAACCTTTGCGTGGCTGGCTGCGAACACCCTTGCACAAAAGGCCATTGACAGTGGCTCACTTACGGGCGCCAGACACCCGGTTATTCTGGGTGGAATCTACCCTGGTCGCTCAGATAGAAAATGATGATCCGCAACCACAAGTCGTGGTCGCCATCGGGTTATTAACAACGAATCTGGATCCCTCCAGATTTTCGACGTAATCCACCCTGGACCCGACCAGGTATTGATAGCTGAGCGGATCAACGATAAGTGTTGCTCCCTTATGCTTGACGATCGTGTCATCGTCAGCAACTTCCTCGTCGAAACTGAAGCCGTATTGAAATCCAGAGCAGCCGCCACCGGTCACAAAAACCCGCAACTTGAGCGAAGGTTTACCTTCCTCGTCGATCAGGCTTTTCACCTTGTCAGCGGCATTATCTGTCAGCGCGATGATGACGGGTTCATGAGTCTGTACGGTTGACATAAAACAGCGGGTCCACAGAAGTTGGGATTAAAGCTAAGCGTGAAATTATGGCCATATCCGAGTATTTTAGTCAACTATTAGTCCGTGTCAGAGTAGGTCTCGCCACGCAACAAAGCCCTGGGCTCCGGCCTGGCTTTGGTATCACAGACCAGACTGCCATTAACACGGGCACCCATCACCATTTCAAGCAACTGGTAGTAGACTGTGCCACTGACCCTGGCGCGGGCGCCCAGCTCAAGCTGTTTGCTTGCTCTCACATCACCGTTAACACTGCCATTAACCACAGCAACCGGCACACTGATATTGCCATCTACCCTTCCCTGGTCAGCAATTCTCAATACGGCCTCGGAGTCATCATCAGCAACAATGTTTCCTGCCAACTGACCTTCAATAATCAACTCTCCGGTAAAGCGGATGTCGCCCTGGATCTCGGTACCAACAGAAATAAGCGTATGATGGAGACTACCCGATCGGGCCAGGTTTTTATTTTTTGCGCCAAACATGTGTTACTCCTGCTTCAGTACCCACTGCGATTCAAATTCTATGTCAGGCACACTGGCCGATCTGCCTGCGCCGCGAACCTTCACCTTGTCCGGCTCAAAATCCTCCGGAACAATCAGAAAACCACTGAGTCGGCGCAAATATTTCAGAGCAATGGCATGAGACTCCAGCACCTTGATTGCGGCTGCCTGGTCCAGTTGCTGACCCAGCAAATCGACATCAAGCAAAATGTCGGCTGATTCACCATTGCTCCCGGTCATGCCCACGTCCAGCTCGTAGTAAAAATAACCCGGCACATCTGTGGCTCTCACCTCCCAGCGCAAGACCAGCAGTTCAGGCTGCGCTTGACCCGTTGTACCCAGGACCTGGCGGTACAGCGCGTTGTCACGCTCTGTGGTCGATAACTGCTGACGCAACTCGCTTAGCAATTGACGGGCATTCTGAGCAGCCTGCTGGTCAAGTAACCTGGTCCGCTCAACAAATGTCAGCCGCTCCCTGACCTCTGACAGCTCATTTTCTGCCTGAACTGCCCGGCGCTGAAAATCTGCCTGAACTACCCTGGCGGCAGTCAATTCATTTGCCGTCCGTTGATAACCGAGCCAGTAGGCACCGCCAATGGAGAACAGCAATAATGCAACTGCCATCAGTACCGCTAGCGCCTGCATACGGGGACGGTGTGGCACAACTTTCATTCGATAGTGCCGACGACCTTTGACATTACCGGCCATCAGTTATCACCTTCTCCGAGCCGCTCCGCACTCATGGTTGTTATAACAACAGAGACAAGGTCTGCAGGCCTTCATTCTCCGGCAGACCAAACATGATGTTCATATTCTGAACCGCCTGACCAGAGGCACCCTTGACCAGATTGTCGATAACCGACAAGACAACAATGGTGTTGCTGGCTGGCAGGTAATGAACTGCCATCTGGCATCGGTTAGAACCTTTAACATTTCGTGTAGCCGGCTGGCTGCCCGGAGGCATCACATCAACAAATAGCTCGTCCGCATAACGCGCTTCGTACAAAGACTGCAATTGCTGCGCCGAAACATCGCCCAGGGGAGTCGCGTAGAGCGTTGCGTGAATACCACGAATCATCGGCGTCAGATGCGGAATAAATGTCAGATTAACAGCCTGCCCTGCCGCTTTCTCCAAGCCCTGGCTGATCTCCGGCAAATGTCGATGACCGGCTACCCCATAGGCATTCAGCGACTCGGACGCCTCGCACAGCAGACTGCCTACAGCAGCCTTTCGCCCGGCACCGCTGACTCCGGACTTGGCGTCAGCGATCAGACGCGAAGTATCAACGAGCCCCGCTTCCAGCAAGGGCAAAAAGCCAAGCTGAACGGCAGTGGGGTAACATCCCGGAACCGCCACCAATTGCGCCTGGCGGATGGCATCACGGTTAACCTCGGGCAGTCCATAGACAGCCAGCTCAATCAGCTCGGGACTTTCATGTTTTTCCTTATACCACTGCTCCCACAGCGCTCTGTCCTTGAGGCGAAAATCAGCGGACAGGTCTATGATCCGGGTACCTTTTGCCATCAGTGAGGCCGCACTTTTCATCGCCACGGTATGAGGCGTAGCATAAAAGACCACATCACAGGCAGCCAGAGCCTCGTCATCCGGATTGCTGAAGGCAATATCGATATAACCCCGCAGGTTGGGGAAAACGTCAGCAACGGGTGTACCGTCCAACTCGCGGGAAGTCACTACCTGCAGGCACACATCATCTCGCAGCGCCAGCAGCCTGAGCAATTCCACGCCTGTATAACCCGTAGCTCCGACTATTCCCACCTTGATCACAACAATCTCCTCAATCTGTTTGATATGCATTGCCCGCTCATTCTAGCACTAGATCACTGCTTTTGACGTCACCCGTCTGTACTCGACAGCTCACCGGTTGCATAATGACTGCCTGTTAATACATCTCCACATGCGAGTCGATTATGGCCTGGTTAGAAGCGTTCCATATAATGTCGGTGATCACCTGGTTTGCAGGTATTTTCTATTTGCCCAGATTATTCGTTTACCACGCCATGAGTGATGACCAGGTGAGCAAAGACCGTTTTGTCATTATGGAACGCAAGCTGTTCAAAGGCATCATGACACCATCGGCAATCGCCACTGTCTTGTTTGGCAGCTGGCTGATTGCTTCTGCGCCGGATTATTATCTGCGCCAGGGCTGGCTGCATGCCAAGCTGAGTCTTGTGGTCCTACTGATTATCTACCACATCAGTTGCTGGTGGTTCATGGTGCGTTTTCGTGAGGATCGCAATACACACAGCCACAAATTTTTCCGTTTTTATAATGAAGCCCCTGTGCTGGTGATGATCGCAGTTGTCATTCTGGTTGTGGTTAAACCCTTTTAATCGTGACAGCAGCAACTACGCAGACAGCGTGTGTCCTGTGCCTGAGCGGACTGGATCCCAGCGGTGGCGCCGGCATTCAGGCCGACATCGAAGCCATTTCGGCCATGGGAGCACATGCACTGCCGGTCGTTACCACACTCACCGTTCAGAATAGTGTCAACGTTATAGCCACTCAGCCAGTCGACGGGAATCTGATCAGACAGCAGGTCAGCACCCTGGTGGCTGACTTCCAAATCCAGGCGATCAAAATCGGCCTGATCGACAGCCCGGAGACTTTGAAAGTAGTTGCACAGATATTGGCAGACATGCCGGATATCCCGGTGATTGCCGACCCGGTACTGAAAGCCGGCGGTGGCTTCGACTTCGACACCGCCGATCTGCTAACGCTGTACCGAAAACTGATCATTCCCGCCACATGGGTACTGACCCCGAATACGGATGAGCTACGACGCCTGGTACCGGACTCGGCAAGCCAGGAGTCCGCTGCCAATGAACTGCTATCTGCTGGCTGCGAGTTTGTGCTGGTCACGGGCACTCATGACAACACTGAGAGCGTCATCAATCGGCTTTACGCACAGGATGCCAGGATTCCGGCACAACAGTGGTCCTGGCCCCGGCTGACAGGCAGCTATCATGGCTCAGGCTGCACGCTGGCCAGCGCTCTGGCAGCCTGCATTGCCAAAGGTCTGAGTATTTCTGATTCAGCGCAACAGGCTCAGAATTTCACCTGGCACGCGCTGAATAATGGCTTCCGGCCAGGCTCCGGCCAGCACTTTCCGAATCGTCGACCAGCGTCTGGGACAGTCGACATGCCTCTGCTAGAATGACGCGTCACAGTGACAACCCGCAAACGACACAAACAAAAGAGCGACACCGAGAATTGAATCCGCATCACCCATTGCGCGGCGTCTACGCCATCACCAACGAGCACCTGCAACGGGGTGGTGATTTAATAAATGCCGTAGAGCAGGCTTTGGTCGGCGGTGCGGCTTTAATCCAGTATCGCAACAAGACCGCCAGTTTTGCAGACAAAGTCAACGAGGCTGCACAACTCAAATCCCTTTGCCAGACCTATGGTGCCCGATTGCTGATCAATGACGATATCGACCTGTGTCAGGCTGTGGATGCCGACGGTGTGCATCTGGGCCAATCCGACACCGGCCTGCTCGATGCCCGCGAGCGTCTGGGTGCCCGGGCGATCATTGGCATAAGCTGTCATAATAGCGATGAACTGGTGCAGCAAGCCGTACGTAACCATGCTGACTATATCGCGCTGGGGCGTTTCTTCCCGTCATTGACCAAACCCGGAGCGCCACCAGCCACGTTGATGGACCTGCAACGTATCCGGGCCATGACAACTTTGCCTATCGTTGCTATTGGTGGTGTCAGCGCAGAAAACGGTGCTTTATTGGTCGAGCACGGCGCTAATATGTTGGCCGCCATCAATTATATTTTTAGCGCGGATGACATCAGCAACCGCGTCCACGCCTTGAATAATCTGTTTAAGGCGCGTCAATTTTGAAACAGAGGTACTTATGACTGACTCTACTCACTACGAGCCCAAACGATCTGCCGAGTTGTTTGAAGAGGCGCAGCGCTACATCCCCGGCGGGGTCAACTCACCTGTGCGAGCTTTCCGTGGTGTCGGCGGCACCCCGCTGTTTTTTAGCGGTGGGCAGGGCGCTTATCTGCTAGATGAAGACAGCAACCGTTACGTTGACTATGTCGGCGCCTGGGGCCCCCTGATTCTGGGTCATTGTCATCCGGCTGTGATCAGCGCGTTACAGACACAACTCAGCAAAGGGCTGGGATACGGCGCATCAACAGCCGCCGAAGTTGAGATTGCCAAAACCATCTGCAAACTGGTTCCCTCCATCGAAAAAGTGCGACTGGTGACCTCTGGCACAGAAGCCACCATGAGCGCCATCCGCCTGGCGCGAGGTTTTACGCGCCGCGATAAAGTGGTCAAATTCGAAGGCTGTTATCACGGCCACGTCGACGGTCTGCTGGTAAAGGCCGGATCCGGCGCTCTGACACTGGGCGAACCTGACTCATTAGGAGTGCCGCGCTCTTATACTGATCAAACATTCGTACTGCCCTACAATGACATTGATGCCATGAAACAATTATTTGCCGACCATGGCGGTGAAATTGCCTGCATCATTGTTGAGCCAGTCGCCGGCAACATGAACCTGGTGCCACCAGTACCGGGTTTTCTGGAAACAATGCGCGAGCTCTGCACGCAATATGAATCCGTGTTGATTTTCGATGAGGTGATGACAGGATTCCGAACGGCACTGGGTGGAGCGCAGTCTGTCTATGGTGTGACACCTGACCTGACAACTCTTGGC from Pseudohongiella spirulinae encodes:
- the tyrS gene encoding tyrosine--tRNA ligase, producing MSLNNVNIVADLEARGLIAQTTSGDELASHLAEGSRTLYSGFDPTADSLHIGHLVPLLVLRRFQLAGHKPVALVGGATGMIGDPSFKAAERQLNSVEVIAGWVDSLKGQLSQFLDFDCGPSSAVVVNNLDWTKELSVLDFLRGIGKHFSVNAMIQKESVKQRIEREGSGISFTEFSYMILQSYDFAELYHRHGCTLQVGGSDQWGNITGGIDLTRRLYQGHVYGLTVPLVTKADGQKFGKTETGTVWLNPDKTSPYAFYQFWMNAADADVYKFLRYFTFLSPVEIEEIERADAKATGRPQAQGILAREVTGLVHGAEGLQAAERISAALFSGDLSDLTQADFEQLRLDGLPATDVSEQAVTLVDALVSTGLASSNRAAREFVSANAVAVNGNKLTDLDARLTSQQALFGRYMILKRGKKLFHLLRFNEA
- a CDS encoding peptidoglycan DD-metalloendopeptidase family protein, translating into MEQIVQAQRAIRKHFPRNHLFLAGGLALILIAVTVLLPDESAHGDRLYQQSVSEELSAATAQPVPTPAVPDGTRESLPVGPQLPENYGWTELTVAPGDTLSSIFTKVGLSAQELHRVVSSSDSSSVLNRLHPGYQLGFFMPEEGQLNKLQVLTSPLEGFVFTRHDTRFEVEPIQRTPEILEVIKQGEIADSLFMAAQRADIPANIIMDMADIFGGVIDFLLDPRQGDQFSIIYQEKYLDGEYIGPGEIIGAQFINRGREHVAVHYENAEGESGFFSPDGESMQKAFLRNPLDVFRISSNFNPNRRHPILNTIRAHKGTDYAAPTGTPVRATADGTVTWAARNGSFGNLVVIQHRGSYETKYAHLNSYAKGIRKGSKVTQGQVIGYVGATGSATGPHLHYEFLVAGVHKDPRTIVDQLPQAVTLAEAEMPRFRAHTDAILERFRQSRPDGRLLSMAMGPVPPAVN
- a CDS encoding anhydro-N-acetylmuramic acid kinase produces the protein MNHPASAYYIGLISGTSVDSIDCALIETSGRETRLLATQSGKISDSLRSRILTLCSGEPVPLSLLGETDIDVARQFAATALELLNAQQLRPEQISAIGSHGQTVYHHPESASPFSMQIGDPSTIAEITGITTIADFRQRDMAAGGQGAPLAPLFHQHFFYQPDEPAMVLNIGGIANLTMLARDIDETPSGFDTGPGNVLMDSWINAQTGAAFDNGGQWAEGGQVDESLLAQMLDDAYFKRPPPKSTGREYFNGTWLARQIQTAQARTGEANSSPRDIQRTLLELTAVTVARAVERHGKGYTRLAVCGGGAHNRALISRLQQLLVDRHVCSSEALGMAPDWVEAATFAWLAANTLAQKAIDSGSLTGARHPVILGGIYPGRSDRK
- the erpA gene encoding iron-sulfur cluster insertion protein ErpA; amino-acid sequence: MSTVQTHEPVIIALTDNAADKVKSLIDEEGKPSLKLRVFVTGGGCSGFQYGFSFDEEVADDDTIVKHKGATLIVDPLSYQYLVGSRVDYVENLEGSRFVVNNPMATTTCGCGSSFSI
- a CDS encoding bactofilin family protein, whose translation is MFGAKNKNLARSGSLHHTLISVGTEIQGDIRFTGELIIEGQLAGNIVADDDSEAVLRIADQGRVDGNISVPVAVVNGSVNGDVRASKQLELGARARVSGTVYYQLLEMVMGARVNGSLVCDTKARPEPRALLRGETYSDTD
- a CDS encoding DUF6776 family protein; protein product: MAGNVKGRRHYRMKVVPHRPRMQALAVLMAVALLLFSIGGAYWLGYQRTANELTAARVVQADFQRRAVQAENELSEVRERLTFVERTRLLDQQAAQNARQLLSELRQQLSTTERDNALYRQVLGTTGQAQPELLVLRWEVRATDVPGYFYYELDVGMTGSNGESADILLDVDLLGQQLDQAAAIKVLESHAIALKYLRRLSGFLIVPEDFEPDKVKVRGAGRSASVPDIEFESQWVLKQE
- the argC gene encoding N-acetyl-gamma-glutamyl-phosphate reductase, whose amino-acid sequence is MIKVGIVGATGYTGVELLRLLALRDDVCLQVVTSRELDGTPVADVFPNLRGYIDIAFSNPDDEALAACDVVFYATPHTVAMKSAASLMAKGTRIIDLSADFRLKDRALWEQWYKEKHESPELIELAVYGLPEVNRDAIRQAQLVAVPGCYPTAVQLGFLPLLEAGLVDTSRLIADAKSGVSGAGRKAAVGSLLCEASESLNAYGVAGHRHLPEISQGLEKAAGQAVNLTFIPHLTPMIRGIHATLYATPLGDVSAQQLQSLYEARYADELFVDVMPPGSQPATRNVKGSNRCQMAVHYLPASNTIVVLSVIDNLVKGASGQAVQNMNIMFGLPENEGLQTLSLLL
- the hemJ gene encoding protoporphyrinogen oxidase HemJ; this encodes MAWLEAFHIMSVITWFAGIFYLPRLFVYHAMSDDQVSKDRFVIMERKLFKGIMTPSAIATVLFGSWLIASAPDYYLRQGWLHAKLSLVVLLIIYHISCWWFMVRFREDRNTHSHKFFRFYNEAPVLVMIAVVILVVVKPF
- the thiD gene encoding bifunctional hydroxymethylpyrimidine kinase/phosphomethylpyrimidine kinase yields the protein MTAATTQTACVLCLSGLDPSGGAGIQADIEAISAMGAHALPVVTTLTVQNSVNVIATQPVDGNLIRQQVSTLVADFQIQAIKIGLIDSPETLKVVAQILADMPDIPVIADPVLKAGGGFDFDTADLLTLYRKLIIPATWVLTPNTDELRRLVPDSASQESAANELLSAGCEFVLVTGTHDNTESVINRLYAQDARIPAQQWSWPRLTGSYHGSGCTLASALAACIAKGLSISDSAQQAQNFTWHALNNGFRPGSGQHFPNRRPASGTVDMPLLE
- the thiE gene encoding thiamine phosphate synthase; protein product: MTRHSDNPQTTQTKERHRELNPHHPLRGVYAITNEHLQRGGDLINAVEQALVGGAALIQYRNKTASFADKVNEAAQLKSLCQTYGARLLINDDIDLCQAVDADGVHLGQSDTGLLDARERLGARAIIGISCHNSDELVQQAVRNHADYIALGRFFPSLTKPGAPPATLMDLQRIRAMTTLPIVAIGGVSAENGALLVEHGANMLAAINYIFSADDISNRVHALNNLFKARQF
- the hemL gene encoding glutamate-1-semialdehyde 2,1-aminomutase: MTDSTHYEPKRSAELFEEAQRYIPGGVNSPVRAFRGVGGTPLFFSGGQGAYLLDEDSNRYVDYVGAWGPLILGHCHPAVISALQTQLSKGLGYGASTAAEVEIAKTICKLVPSIEKVRLVTSGTEATMSAIRLARGFTRRDKVVKFEGCYHGHVDGLLVKAGSGALTLGEPDSLGVPRSYTDQTFVLPYNDIDAMKQLFADHGGEIACIIVEPVAGNMNLVPPVPGFLETMRELCTQYESVLIFDEVMTGFRTALGGAQSVYGVTPDLTTLGKVIGGGLPVGAFGGRADIMNCIAPLGPVYQAGTLAGSPLAVAAGQAMLNEIQKPGFYEGLTQRTSQMLEGLQQRADAAGIAFTTNQVGGMFGCFFTEEKAVTRFEQVMACNVERFKRYFHLMLDNNVYLAPSAFEAGFVSAAHGDDEIRLTLDAAEKAFAAL